A single genomic interval of Eleutherodactylus coqui strain aEleCoq1 chromosome 3, aEleCoq1.hap1, whole genome shotgun sequence harbors:
- the LOC136620867 gene encoding signal recognition particle subunit SRP54-like: MLFAGAFDQLKQNATKARIPFYGSYTEMDPVNIAYEGVEKFKNENFEIIIVDTSGRHKQEDSLFEEMLQVSNAIQPDNIVYVMDASIGQACESQAKAFKDKVDVASVIVTKLDGHAKGGGALSAVAATKSPIIFIGTGEHIDDFEPFKTQPFISKLLGMGDIEGLIDKVNELKLDDNEALIEKLKHGQFTLRDMYEQFQNIMKMGPFSQILGMIPGFGQDFMSKGNEQESMARLKKLMTIMDSMNDQELDNTDGAKLFSKQPGRIQRVARGSGVSTRDVQELLAQYTKFAQMVKKMGGIKGLFKGGDMSKNVNPSQMAKLNQQMAKMMDPRVLQHMGGMAGLQSMMRQFQQGAAGNMKGMMGFNNM, translated from the exons ATGTTATTTGCAGGTGCCTTTGATCAGCTGAAACAAAACGCTACAAAAGCCAGAATCCCATTCTATGGCAG TTATACAGAGATGGATCCAGTAAATATTGCTTATGAAGgtgtggaaaagtttaaaaatgaaAACTTTGAAATAATTATTGTGGACACAAGTGGTCGACACAAGCAAGAAGATTCTCTGTTTGAAGAAATGCTTCAAGTTTCTAATGCCATA CAACCAGATAACATTGTGTACGTTATGGATGCCTCCATCGGACAGGCTTGTGAATCTCAGGCCAAAGCTTTTAAGGATAAAGTAGATGTAGCGTCAGTTATTGTAACAAAGCTGGATGGTCACGCGAAAGGAGGAGGAGCCCTTAGTGC TGTTGCTGCTACAAAGAGTCCAATTATTTTCATTGGAACTGGAGAACATATTGATGACTTTGAGCCCTTTAAAACACAGCCTTTTATCAGCAAACTCCTAG gaatGGGAGATATTGAAGGCTTGATTGATAAGGTGAATGAGTTGAAGTTGGATGACAATGAGGCTCTGATAGAGAAATTGAAACATG GTCAATTCACACTTAGGGACATGTATGAACAGTTTCAAAATATCATGAAAATGGGTCCATTTAGTCAGATTTTG GGCATGATACCGGGTTTTGGACAAGATTTTATGAGCAAGGGTAATGAGCAAGAATCTATGGCACGACTTAAGAAACTTATGACCATCATGGATAGCATGAACGATCAGG AACTCGATAACACCGATGGTGCCAAACTCTTCAGCAAGCAACCTGGAAGAATTCAGAGAGTGGCCAGGGGGTCAGGGGTATCTACAAGAGATGTACAGGAACTCTTAGCACAATACACAAAGTTTGCACAAATGGTTAAGAAAATGGGCGGCATCAAGGGACTGTTTAAAG GTGGCGACATGTCGAAAAATGTAAATCCTTCACAAATGGCCAAACTAAATCAGCAAATGGCAAAAATGATGGACCCCAGAGTTTTACAACACATGG GTGGAATGGCTGGCCTACAGTCTATGATGAGACAGTTTCAACAAGGAGCAGCTGGTAACATGAAAGGAATGATGGGATTTAACAACATGTAG